A single genomic interval of Candidatus Micrarchaeota archaeon harbors:
- a CDS encoding 30S ribosomal protein S6e, whose amino-acid sequence MDVKVIVSTKNGKSYGIDLPADKEPLLYHKKIGDDIEGDLIGLPGYVLKITGGSDISGFPMRYDIEGNRKIKIYTSKGPGYKPKRKGEFAKKTVRGNEIDNTITEVNTIVVKEGTVKIEEILGKKEGDKEGDKQNE is encoded by the coding sequence ATAGATGTGAAGGTAATAGTGAGCACAAAAAACGGTAAATCGTACGGTATCGATCTGCCCGCGGACAAAGAACCCCTGCTTTATCATAAGAAGATAGGTGATGATATAGAGGGCGACTTGATAGGTCTCCCAGGATATGTACTTAAAATAACCGGAGGTAGCGATATCAGCGGTTTTCCTATGAGGTATGACATTGAAGGTAACAGAAAAATAAAGATCTACACTTCTAAAGGTCCGGGATACAAACCTAAGAGAAAAGGCGAATTTGCGAAAAAAACAGTAAGGGGAAATGAAATAGATAACACCATAACAGAAGTGAATACAATCGTTGTCAAAGAGGGGACGGTCAAGATCGAAGAAATTCTAGGTAAAAAAGAGGGAGATAAAGAGGGAGATAAACAGAATGAATAA